ATATTCCACCGGGTTTGAGTTGAATCTGCCGCCGATACTTGGAGGATTGATGACGAAAGCCATTACCCCGGGAATTGATATCAGTTGAGGAAAAAGCTCTTGAACGATTTGTTGTTGGGATTTCTTTCTTTCGCTGCGCGGTTTTAACGCCAGGAAAAGGAAGCCGTTGGTAACCTGGCCGGGGCCGCCAAATCCCAATCCAACAGCGGTAAACAAGGCACGCCGCTCCGGCAGCGGCAGTAAGATGGCTTCAACCTCACGCATATAGCGGTCGGTATATTCCAGCGTTGCGCCTTCCGGGGCGATTACAATACCAAAAGCGATGCCACGATCTTCCACCGGCACTAACTCGGTGGGTATGAATCTCAAAAGAACCACACTCAAAGCAATGGCCAGAATTCCGCCAACAATTGTCAATAACCGGTGGTGCAGGGCGCCCTGTAAAATACGGTTGTAAATTCGGTTCAGGGAATCGAAAAAATGATCAAATGAACGTGAAAACCAATTGGTGCTGGTTCCATGCAGTGGTTTCAGAAACTTGGAGCACAGCATGGGTGTTAATGTTAATGCGACAAATCCGGAAATCAGGATAGCAACCGCCAGGGTAATGCCAAACTCGTTGAATAAACGTCCGACCGATCCTGTCATGAATGCCAGGGGAACAAACACCGCGACCAGGGCTATCGTCGTAGCAACAATTGCGAAGCCAATTTCTTTACTACCATCGAGGGCGGCCTGCCAGCGGTTTTTCCCCATTTCCATATGCCGATAGATATTTTCCAACATCACAATGGCATCGTCGACCACAATACCGATGGCCAACACGAGAGCTAGCAAGGTTAGAATGTTGATGGTGAATCCTGCAAAATAAGCAACGGCGAAAGCTCCGATAATCGAAATCGGGATCGCCAGGGTGGGTATCAATGTGGCCCGAAAACTCTTCAAGAAGGCCAAAACTACCAAAATCACCAGACACATAGCAATGAAGAGTGTTTCCTTTACTTCCAAAATCGAATCATTAATGAAAGTCGAGGAGTCGTAAGCAACGTCTAATTTCATACCCGGGGGCAATAGTCCGCTTAGTTCAGGCAGCGATTTGCGGATTTCGGCGGCAACATCAACTGTGCTCGCTTTGGACTGTTTTACGATACCTAATCCAATTGCAGATTCTCCGTTATAGCGGGCGACTGTTCTTTCATCCTGTGCGCCAACCGTTACTTCAGCAATATCACGCAAGCGCACCAGGTCGGTTTCTTTTTGGGAAATAATAATCGCACCGAATTCCTCGGGCGTGGTTAGCTCTCCCCGGATTCGGACTGCAAATTCCCGTTGCAGGCCTTCTACACGGCCACCGGGTATTTCAGCATTTTCTCTACGGATAGCTAATTCGACATCCTGGGTTGTGAGTCCGTGCGCTGCCATCTGAAATGGATCGAGCCATACGCGCATGGCATAGCGGCGTTCACCGCCGATAATCACGGAACCCACACCAGGCAAGCGTTGAATTCTTTCTTTCAAAATACGGTCACCAATGTCGGTTAATTCCAGGCCATTGTGCCGTTCACTAAACAGCGCCAACCAGACAATCGGTTGGGCATTCACATCCACTTTAGAAACGATAGGATCGTCTACTTCGCGGGGAAGCGCACCGCGTATCCTGGATACTCGATCGCGAATATCATTGGTCGCTTCGTCCACATCCCGGTTTAGCTCGAATTCAATCGTGATAACCGAACCCTGTTCCTGGCTGGAGGAGGTTAATGTTTTAACACCTTCCAGGGTGGCGAATTGTTCTTCCAGCACGTTGGTGATTTCTGTCTCAACCACACTCGGGCTGGCGCCCCGGTAAAGGGTGACGACAGAAACAATCGGTGGATCGATATCCGGGTATTCGCGTACCGGTAGCCGGTTAAATGAAATG
This region of candidate division KSB1 bacterium genomic DNA includes:
- a CDS encoding efflux RND transporter permease subunit, translated to MKLSSISIHRPVFATVMSLTILLFGIISFNRLPVREYPDIDPPIVSVVTLYRGASPSVVETEITNVLEEQFATLEGVKTLTSSSQEQGSVITIEFELNRDVDEATNDIRDRVSRIRGALPREVDDPIVSKVDVNAQPIVWLALFSERHNGLELTDIGDRILKERIQRLPGVGSVIIGGERRYAMRVWLDPFQMAAHGLTTQDVELAIRRENAEIPGGRVEGLQREFAVRIRGELTTPEEFGAIIISQKETDLVRLRDIAEVTVGAQDERTVARYNGESAIGLGIVKQSKASTVDVAAEIRKSLPELSGLLPPGMKLDVAYDSSTFINDSILEVKETLFIAMCLVILVVLAFLKSFRATLIPTLAIPISIIGAFAVAYFAGFTINILTLLALVLAIGIVVDDAIVMLENIYRHMEMGKNRWQAALDGSKEIGFAIVATTIALVAVFVPLAFMTGSVGRLFNEFGITLAVAILISGFVALTLTPMLCSKFLKPLHGTSTNWFSRSFDHFFDSLNRIYNRILQGALHHRLLTIVGGILAIALSVVLLRFIPTELVPVEDRGIAFGIVIAPEGATLEYTDRYMREVEAILLPLPERRALFTAVGLGFGGPGQVTNGFLFLALKPRSERKKSQQQIVQELFPQLISIPGVMAFVINPPSIGGRFNSNPVEYVLQADSYDELNQAVGIMIAEASQLGYLINLDSDLRLNKPQLDINVDRERAADLGVSVTDIGSTLETFLGGRVVTNFKRGTKQYDVIIQMKPSARTTPNAIREIYIRGGGGLVQLANVVQVKETVAPKALNHYNRMRSATITAGLIPGISLGQALDDLDRIAQEKLPGGIKREFAGQSLEYQSAGASLIFMFLFAVVFIYLVLSAQFESFVHPFTILLSVPLAVFGAILTLYIFGQSLNIYSQIGLIMLIGLVTKNSILIVEFSNQLRARGKAVMEAVVEAATIRLRPILMTSFSTILGVMPIALGLGAGAESRRPLGLAVVGGLFFSTFLTLVLVPVVYTLLARFTKAVRAGEYVPETGKSKEELPPGTKLVTEGGHG